Below is a genomic region from Ictalurus punctatus breed USDA103 chromosome 12, Coco_2.0, whole genome shotgun sequence.
TTAGATGACACGTTATAGCTGATATACTATCTTAATTCAGTCAGCTACCTAAAAATAAacttgcatttaaaaataataataataattctatctCGGTTATGCTTTTGGATTTTAATATACATAATTGCAAAGGGCGTAGTCAGTTATTCTGTGTTAGTCTAGGATTGTTTCTTGTGTGTTATTAATCCACTGAGTGTCTgcaagacacaaacacagtcctgtatGCAAATCAGCTACATAGCAGAGAATGCAGTTCAAGTGTCgaaaattaatttattactatttcaGGTCATGTTACAACTTGTGTACACACAAGTTGTGTAAGTTCACTAGTGACTGTGGTTCAAGAAGGCAAACTTAAAAACAGACCCGAAAAAATGTATCTTCATTCTTATCCCAAATTACTGTAGTTCAGTAAACAGTGATTGTGCATTGAAGTTCATCTTTCAGACATCAGACAATAATGTTATTGAATCTGGAACTTATTCAACACTTGCGGGTTTCcactgggttctccggtttcctcccacctccgaaaaacatgccagtaggtggactggtgaCTCCAGATTGCCcgtaagtgtgaatgagtgtgtgatggtcTCGCATCCCATCTGGTGTGTTTTCCTTCCTCATGCCCATTGATTCCAGATCAACCtcgactctgaccaggataaagctagGAAACAAGTTTTTGTTTCTCCTTAGTCTCTCTATTCAAGCACCTGATGATGTGTTTGCAACTGCAGGTGCCTCAGGCATTGCATTAAAAGCAGTTATTACACTTCACAGTGAGCACATTACTTCCAGCCAGTGGAGAATCATTAGACAGGGCTGTTGTGTGTTGTCCACGTTTGGCTCAAACCTGCGTGTCGCTCGTACAGGCAATGCAGTTTGGACTGCCACCTGCAGAGACAGTACAAGGAAGACTCTTAAAAGCTTTCTGTGTGGTGAGTGTGTTCTTCAGTTATAAAATCTACAGGGTGAATGTTTCCTTAGAGTTAAAATATAactacaaaatgttttaaagggTCAGTGCAGTGTTGGAACTAGTTCTGGAAAATTAGTGCAGTGTTCCAAAAGTGCATTTCCCCCAAAAGATTGTGTTGCCTGGCTCAGTATCCCTCATTTCCTGCTCTATGTAAATACCTATGCTGAATTCATCCGAGCCTGGACATGAGCGGAGCTAGTCAATAGTGCAGAGCattcaatcaaatcaatgactgtttatatgtatatgggTGGATGTCGTAAAACTTTTTGCCTTTAAAAGTGAAGGCAAAATATCGctgcagtatttttattttatttttttaaaacctgccCATTCCCATGTTAGTGAATGGAGAAGCAGCCAAACATACAAATAATTTTTGGGAATAGTGTTCTGTCATTTTTACTTTCAGCTGACCTTAATATCTCCCccagtatttttttctttttgagaaATGCGTTTTATAGGAGATATTTGGTGATAATTATAAAGCCATAGTCAATTAGGGGACAGTTTTGAACATAATAGTCGAGCCTCATGAACACGTACATACTTTCCAACAAACACCAGAAGCTCTGTAGCAAAGCTACGTCTTGTTCTGCTGTAAACCGACCATCAGCGGGGAGTTCTTTACAGTTTTTCTGATATGTTGCTCATTTTGATGTCTAAGCTTGCTCGTTGTACTGAGATTATAAATAGCAAACCAACACGAGTGAATGAGTTAATGGTATAAACTGAGGAAGCTAAACCAACACTAGCTCAATTTCATAAGATTCTATTGACTGTATGACTTTAGCTGACACTTGAAGGAGCTGGGTAAAGCGTGGCCATCGATTCAAATAGAATCATCCTGATCATCTTTGGCTGGAGTCACCTTTTGACCCGCTCCATAGTAGGTGCAGTTACTTTCTCTTCACAGAAGTTCTTTCTAGTCTAGTGGCTTTCCGAGTCACAGTTTTAAAcagttatttaaacattttagattctttttaaaaaatttttatttacccACAGTGACATGTGTTTCTAGTTAGGCAAAATCCCTATTCTATTCACTTTGTTTGTGTCTTATATAGGCTAAAATGCAGTAGAGCTGTATGCCCTACCTAGTGcctttttgttgtattttcacATCTTCTGATGAAGTCTGTTTTCTTACAGATGAGTCCGATTATGTAATTCAAGCTTAAAGCTGAGCCGTAGAGGGTTACTTCTGGTCATTCACTTTGCTAGAAGTCAGACTTGGTTCCAGAGCTTTTGTGGCACATCTCTATATGTCTTTGAGAATTCCAATCCGGTTTttcgattcttactgctgatgagtggtttcaTCTTGTGGTTTgtcttctatatttctgctctcaaagtctttttcgaacagtggattgtgatgccctctggaggttgttgatgatgtcactgatttgttgtttttgggtttttcttcacagctctcacaatgtttgtcattagctgttgttttccttggccgacccattcggtgtctcaGTACAccatggtttctttcttttttcaggacattccaaattgttgtattggccaatgtccaatgtttgtgcaattcCTCCGACTGATTTTTCCGTCTTTTCTcggcttcaaaatggcttgcttttctgcaatagacagctttctgatcTTCACGTTTGcgtatcctttttaacaacaaatgcagtcttcacaggtgaaattgaaggctaaaaccaagagtagatgttcagagctatttattgtttaaacaattaatctaATTAATAAGATTCCAATTTTTCTCgtctacaaattgggtggtcaaaatgtgctatgttttatgttgtataacacatctacatataaattccaggaaataaaagatgaaattcTAATCTCTCTTCTTATATTCATCTATTGACcgcaaacccaaatgtcttcagtttgcagcaaaaaataaataaataaaaataaaacattggccttgctgttccaatagttttggagggatACTATATTTCTTTAAGTAAACATGACAGTAGAttaaatatgatgatatattaACAGCCGAGTGTGTGGTGGACTGTGTGGTACTCCGTTTGCTATTTTGTACATAAATGCGAATGCTGTTAAAATATAGGTTATGTGTGgtactgcaattttttttttttgcttactgttttattgtataaaatatCATGTTATTTAGATTAGGTTTCTTTGGTGCTGCATGTTCTACACACCCCATCTGTCACAAAGCTCTCAGTTCCACAGTGTGTACAATACCATTTAGCTGATGCAGCGCTTTAATAACCTGCAAGTTTAATTACCCACAGTACTAGGGTCGGGACAGGAAATACAATCCACAATAAAAAAAGGAATTACAGTCAGGTTTTACAAATTATTGCTTACTGTTTCTCTTCTAGATTGTGTGTGAAAGAAGAATAAATTGGAGCTTGTGgcaaaaaacaaatcagaattGTTGATGTGTCCCTAGACAGTGTTTCTGAGCGTGTTGATGCTCCCGCTGCTGAGGACTGTAGGATTGCGTGCGTTCTCCATGGCGACCGAAGCGTATTCCTCCGGGACTCACTCTGCAGCTTTCGTCACCTGCCCCAATGACACCGTCGCCAAAGAACTGGCCAGGTAAAACAACACCgcagtacacacatacactattaTCCATGCAGTATTTAAAATTTGGAGCTGCTTTGGAGGTTTAAGGTGAATACATGATTTCTGATATctgtaaatttaattaaaaaaaaaccaccttGATATATTTAACTATATATTTGCAGTGAAACTTTATTGCTTATTTTTCATACGGCAGGGGGATAGTGGAGAAGAAACTGGCAGCGTGCGTGAACATAGTGCCGAAAATCACATCAATGTGAGTAACTGTACCCGAAATTACAATCCACTTTTGCAAATCAGTGCTTATTTATCTCACTGTTGCTCTTCTGTATTGCGTGTAATGAACAGAAAGACTTCTACTGCCACACACTTCTGCATACTGGTTGATTTTGGGTTGCTTCTGTGTTTCTTTGAGTCTTGTATTGTGTCTCTACAGATATGAATGGCAAGGAAAGATTGAAGAAGACAGTGAAGTGTTGCTGGTGTGTTTCATTCAATCTCAGATCTTCTTTCAGGTGAAAGTAACCCCCAATGTTGTCTGATAAATTTAcatatatctttttatttttacatttttttttagatgattAAGACAAGGACTACAAAGATCTCTGCTCTCGCTGAATATGTTAGGTAAGCCCAATACATCAactatgtagttttaataagatgtatgttattattttgatatattACAGTGCATTCGTGCAGTGGTTTTCATCCATTAGTGCCGAAATAAAGGATCCATACATCctttaattgtaaaataaaattcacagaCCCTCTGAACATAATCTAACAGAATATTAGGCTCactattattttaatatgtacAGTAGAGATTGACTggtatagattttttttgtaaccgATACCAATTATTTGCCTGTTTATGTGCCCGATAACCGATATGGAGaactgctatttatttattgttttacttctgtttttgacacatTGATAAcaacaccactgaactgaacaaaccattttatttataacagtttTGTTAATTTCCTCCTTggctacaaaacaaaaaaaaacaactcttgtttatacaccaataaataaaggggtctgaaagtgtgcaaaaaaataaagtgcactgttactaaagtGTCTATCGAtcgatctatttatttatttatttatttatttatttatttatttatttatttatatcttaaataaaagctttgatGAGGTAAACAGATTATGTGGCTCTGTGAGTTTGTGTCTATTTCTTAGTGCCAAGCTACTTAAACTACATATCAAGCATTTATGTAACACATCTAATTTGTGCATGAATGGTTGTTATGTTCAGTAAAGTTcattaattaaagcaaagcaagCATACTTTACCTGTCCACATCGTTGTTGACTCGTCTCTCCTACAGTGCTGCTATGGCAGTCCTGCATGCCATTTATCAGTAGATCCAATATTACAAAACGGATATCcaattatggaaaaatgcttaaatatcggTAAAACCGATTATCGGTCAATctctaatgtacagtatgtataatGGCTCTTTCACTGCGACTGAGagccacagaggccacacctccttctctgggACTGACAGACCCAGAGGCCTCACCTCCTACTCTGGGACTGACAGAcccagaggccacacctccttctgtgggactgacacacagaggccatttgataataaaaacaattgaaCAATTCAACAACATGAACAGAAATTAAATTTGattattcaaaattatttaaaatttcataAATTGGGTGATTGCATTAAAAAAACTGTAATGGTAGAGAAAATAGGGATGACACATTTACACTCTGGCAAAAagtacaaatacaaaaatatattgatatatttttttttattttaatatataaacaaacaactaaacagagaaataaaatctgaaagcAGTCTGAAACTATGCTTTACAGTTCATGTGGTATAGTTTTTGTCAAGGACAGAAAGGgcatcacataaataaataacccagaTAATCACACAGATGGTTCTCTCCTACAGGTCTAATCATCCGTACGAAGTGGCCGAGGTCATTAGCTTGCCCATTCATCAGGGAAACCCTCCCTACCTGAAGTGGATTGGAGACattgtgcctgaataaatgagtaaaatcaCAGGGAGGATACAAAAAAGTTCCCCCAAGATCCTTCGAAATTCAGaatttttctgtgtgtttgttacagaggtgtcttttttgtttttatttttttttttttatgaaaatgttAGCAGACCTATCGCATACTCCACTAATAATGTATAACTTTGACTTTAAATAATTTCAGTTTCACtttaataaaatgctattttaaaaagtgtgaggatgcattttgctgttattttctttttctcaacTAACAGCACGTTTTATTTATACCACTGCAATTTGCCAaccgtacttttttttttaaaaattaattaaagacattgtactttttatccctttatagttacataaACTTGTGGGACAGCCATGAAAAACTTTAGTTCCTGTAtcatttatgttatagcagctttaagcagtcgttccctcaccattctttcttttcttttctctcttgaatttaatcagacaaaaaaaaaagaaacttgttACCATAAAACTGGAAAAGTCCTTTGTCcggaagactttcccatggagGAAAATTTGAtcctgacaccggagactccttccatgttatataaacgtctcctcacagaaaggTTCACCAGAGCACTGATTAtacattttctgttttaaataattttataaaataatatgtaaaagaaacaacaaaaaagattatgtggattttcatgcacacaagtccctgtgagtgaagagttactatagaaacgataacatattaaaaCAAGTACATTGATAtaagtgttcctgggataaatTCCAGTTCCactatgaccctgaccaggataaagcgctgaCAGAAAACTACTAACAGTGATAAATTTCTGAGGTAAATCTAAAAATAGATCCATTCCtaaattaactttttcagtaTAATTACGTTTTGAATAATATAACTTTTTGTTGGCCCACTAGGAATATGGTAACATTTAATAGTTGAATATTTTAGAGCCTCTGATGCAAATTAATAGATCCAGGTTATTAAgctgcaggaattttatatttgtgtaaAGGGAACAGTCTCCATAATTGTTTTACATCTTAGCAGCAGAGaagttttaatttcatgttcTGCCACTAGAGTGAGTCATTTACACAGACTCTCTTTTCAAACATGCATAGAGCGGCATGTATACACTCCTTGACTGAAACCAGCAGGGTCGATAAGGCATAATGCATGGTGCAGAACATCTCAGCTATAGTCCTTATGCATTAATCATatttgctctttttttaaaaaaacaagatttaatgattaattagatgtacactgatcagccataacattaaatccactgacaggtgaagtgaataacattgattatcttgttacagtggcacctgttaaggggtgggatatattaggcagtaagtgaaaagttcttgaagttgatgtgttggaaacaggaaaaatgggtaagcataaggatctgagggACTTTGACAAGgcccaaattgtgatggctagatgactgggtcggatcatctccaaaacggcaggtcttgtggggtgttcccggtttGCAGTAGTTAGTGCCTACCAagagtggtccaaggaaggcccattgatgtgtgtgtggagcgaaggctagcctttctggtccgatcccacaaaAGAGCTACTGTAATACAtgttgctgaaaaagttaattctggttatgatagaaaggtgtcagaacacacagagcatcatagcttgcttgctgcgtatggagctgtGCATCCACAGAAAAGTCAGAATGCCCGTACTGACCCCGTCCACTGCCgaaaacacctgaccatcacgtgagcatcagaactggactgcggagcaatggaagaaggtggtctgaTCTGTTGAATCAAGTTTTGTATTACTTCGTGTGgatgctttgtgtgtgttgcttacctgggggaaagatggcaccaggatgcactatgggaagaaggcaagccggtggcggcagtgtgatgctctgggcaatgttctgctggaaaccttgggttctggcattcatgtggttgttattttgacatgtaccacctaccaaaacattgttgcagaccatgtacaccccttcatggcaatggtattccttaatggcagtggcctcattcagcaggataatgctccctgccacgctgcaaaaaatgttcagaaatggTTTGAGAAACATAAATAAGAGTCCAAGGTTGACTTGGCCCTCAAAAttctccagatctcaatccgtttgagcatctgtgggatgtgctggacaaacaagtccaatccatggaggtccCACCTTGCtatttacaggacttaaaaaATCTGCTGCTATCGTCtaggtgccagataccacagcacaccttcagaggtcttgtggagtccatgccttgacgggTAAAAGTTGTTTTGGCCGCATAagagggacctacacaatattaggcaggtgcttttaatgttatggctaattGGTGTATATGTAGAATTTGTTGCAAAAACGTTATAGGAATGAATTGACATATTGGGATGTCAAATCTATGCAATTCAAATGATACACATCTGGGCCAAATGACAGCATGTGCTTCAAGAGAGGGCCAAAAATAGTGAACTCACCCTCATGTAGTGTGGTACATATTTTACTATGTAGGGCATCTAATTTTACTAATCcaaaaacttctgtggcttatttatatgattctgagtcgacttttcttgtgcttttgggtcagtcgTGGtctacgtcttggagttctggcatggaaaccttctgcgtttagttcacaccttactgtgctcactgaaacctcagtgcctgtttcACTCgaaggtttttcacaacctgccttctcataaatctggttgcagccattgatagcttccttgttctgccccatccaggtgTTTCAataattttctgcccctagccagttcaggtttcatgtgttccagctcaagcacataGAATACTAGTAATCTAATAATGAAGCCCttaattagttgcatcaggtgtgcttgagacaacacctgttttgcatatttgtgctgttgtgagggattctattcagggtgttgaataattttgaaactggagaaatcattataagttgcattttcagatgAATTTGGGGAAACGACCTGAAGCATTTTCTGTGTTGAACTACTTCAATTGCTTTTGtatgatttgttcactgcaaacagctgaaagactACAAATTTTGGCAATACACCTGATTTGCTAGAGTTGAGGCAGAACAGAGTTAATTGACTTGCTTGCTCTGTGGcagttctgggatttgaactcacatgTCCCAGCTCGATGGTATCACTATCACTGCCCACTCAATTAATTTTCACCTTAATTAAAAAGTACCATTCTGGGCTCCTGAGTGGTGCATAGAATAGTATTCGCCCTTTTATCCAAACACTGTGAGGCCAAAGCCTGACAATTCCACAGCCATCTGTGTGCTActgaagttagaaacatgtataccaatatgcaactttagagacggtccttTAATTtgcgcatatctgcgaataccGAACATCCAACATCAAGCCAACTTCATGCCAGTCTGCTAGGTTCAACTTCTCTTGTGGCTTGTCAGCACAATACCACCACT
It encodes:
- the LOC108273200 gene encoding protein CutA homolog isoform X1, whose protein sequence is MQFGLPPAETVQGRLLKAFCVTVFLSVLMLPLLRTVGLRAFSMATEAYSSGTHSAAFVTCPNDTVAKELARGIVEKKLAACVNIVPKITSIYEWQGKIEEDSEVLLMIKTRTTKISALAEYVRSNHPYEVAEVISLPIHQGNPPYLKWIGDIVPE
- the LOC108273200 gene encoding protein CutA homolog isoform X2, coding for MLPLLRTVGLRAFSMATEAYSSGTHSAAFVTCPNDTVAKELARGIVEKKLAACVNIVPKITSIYEWQGKIEEDSEVLLMIKTRTTKISALAEYVRSNHPYEVAEVISLPIHQGNPPYLKWIGDIVPE